In Nostoc sp. UHCC 0926, a single genomic region encodes these proteins:
- a CDS encoding TetR/AcrR family transcriptional regulator — MTHIKINEVEREGSSDKVEKILQGAMQEFLAHGYAGASMDRVAVGAGVSKATVYSHFHDKEGLFKALMEQLARKRFESVFGTQPLEGEPHIVLRELLTKALTQMLNDKEFQGFQRVLIGESARFPELSQVFLSCIAKPGSEIITQYLASRHELNIPDPEAMVWILMGSIVHLVIAQEIMHGKNILPMESDRLIDALTHLITKCAD, encoded by the coding sequence ATGACCCACATAAAAATTAACGAAGTTGAGCGGGAGGGTTCAAGCGATAAAGTCGAAAAAATTTTACAAGGGGCGATGCAAGAGTTTTTGGCACATGGCTATGCTGGTGCAAGCATGGATCGGGTAGCGGTAGGAGCAGGCGTTTCTAAAGCGACAGTTTACAGCCACTTTCACGATAAAGAAGGACTTTTTAAAGCATTAATGGAGCAACTAGCACGAAAGCGGTTTGAGTCAGTTTTTGGCACACAACCTCTTGAGGGAGAACCTCATATCGTTTTGCGGGAGTTGTTAACAAAAGCCTTGACACAGATGCTCAATGACAAGGAATTTCAGGGATTTCAGCGAGTGCTGATTGGAGAGTCTGCTCGTTTTCCGGAGTTATCTCAGGTTTTCCTCAGTTGTATCGCTAAACCTGGGAGCGAGATTATCACTCAATACCTGGCTTCTCGCCATGAACTCAATATTCCTGATCCAGAGGCAATGGTATGGATTTTGATGGGGTCAATAGTGCATTTAGTGATTGCTCAGGAGATTATGCATGGCAAAAATATTTTACCAATGGAAAGCGATCGCTTGATTGATGCCTTGACACACTTAATCACTAAATGCGCCGATTGA
- a CDS encoding DEAD/DEAH box helicase — protein MSFSTLGLSNEIIRAVTERGYTEPTPIQIQAIPAVLSGSDLLAGAQTGTGKTASFTLPLLHRLSSDKSIKGTSNGYRPIRALILTPTRELAAQVEESVREYGKYLQLNSMVMFGGVGINLQKQRLKNRVDILVATPGRLLDHVQQGTLNLSHIEVLVLDEADRMLDMGFIHDIRRILSLLPKQRQNLLFFATFSDKIKTLAAGLLNHPTMIEVARRNVTADTIAQKVYQVDRDKKRQLLAHLIRRDNWYQVLVFTRTKYGADRLVKQLAEDRIQALAIHGNKSQPVRTNALAKFKNGSLQVLVATDIAARGLDISELPHVVNFDLPNVPEDYVHRIGRTGRAGASGEAVSLVCVDEYPLLADIEKLIEQRLPKEVVAGFGPNPDTKSEPIPNGRQHRPKPQGDKRPARTAKPSPQTSVKRKVAPPATNGDKPGARSSASRRSAKRDR, from the coding sequence ATGTCTTTTTCTACTCTCGGCTTGTCCAATGAAATTATCCGTGCCGTTACTGAACGAGGGTACACCGAACCCACGCCAATTCAGATCCAGGCGATTCCTGCCGTCTTGTCGGGTAGCGATTTGCTAGCTGGGGCACAAACTGGCACTGGAAAGACCGCTAGTTTTACCCTGCCGCTTCTGCATCGGTTGTCGTCTGACAAGAGCATCAAAGGTACATCTAATGGCTACCGACCGATCCGGGCGCTGATTCTCACCCCAACTCGTGAACTCGCCGCCCAGGTGGAAGAAAGCGTGCGCGAGTACGGCAAGTACTTGCAGCTAAACTCGATGGTGATGTTCGGCGGAGTCGGTATTAATCTGCAAAAACAGCGTTTGAAGAACCGAGTGGATATTCTAGTCGCTACTCCAGGGCGACTGCTAGACCACGTACAGCAGGGCACACTGAACCTGTCGCATATTGAGGTTTTGGTGCTAGATGAAGCTGATCGGATGCTGGATATGGGCTTTATTCATGATATCCGCCGCATCCTCTCACTCCTGCCCAAACAGCGACAAAATTTGCTATTCTTCGCTACTTTCTCCGACAAAATCAAGACACTGGCCGCCGGGCTGCTCAATCATCCAACGATGATTGAGGTAGCACGCCGCAACGTTACTGCCGACACGATCGCACAGAAAGTTTACCAGGTAGACCGTGACAAGAAACGCCAATTACTTGCTCACCTGATTCGGCGAGATAATTGGTATCAAGTGCTAGTGTTCACTCGCACTAAGTATGGTGCTGACCGTTTGGTTAAGCAGTTAGCCGAAGACCGCATTCAAGCCCTGGCAATCCACGGTAACAAGAGCCAGCCGGTGCGTACCAATGCCCTAGCAAAGTTCAAGAATGGCAGCTTACAGGTATTGGTGGCGACGGACATTGCTGCTAGGGGTCTTGATATCAGCGAACTGCCCCATGTAGTCAACTTCGATCTGCCCAATGTACCGGAGGATTATGTTCATCGCATTGGGCGGACTGGTCGCGCTGGCGCGTCAGGTGAAGCCGTATCGCTGGTGTGTGTCGATGAATACCCTCTATTGGCAGATATTGAAAAACTGATCGAGCAGCGCTTGCCGAAGGAAGTGGTCGCTGGCTTTGGCCCCAACCCTGATACCAAGTCAGAACCAATCCCAAATGGACGCCAACACAGACCGAAACCCCAAGGTGATAAGCGTCCGGCTCGTACTGCTAAACCGTCACCACAGACATCGGTTAAACGTAAGGTAGCGCCACCTGCCACGAATGGCGATAAGCCTGGTGCTCGTTCGTCCGCATCGCGCCGTTCTGCTAAACGCGATCGCTGA
- the dnaG gene encoding DNA primase yields MQIPRLHPDTIEEVKLRADIVDVVSEYVVLRKRGKDFVGLCPFHDEKSPSFTVSQTKQMYYCFGCQAGGNAIKFVMELGKRSFADVVLDLARRYQVPVQTLEPEQRQELQRQLSLREQLYEVLAMSAQFYQHALRQSQGQKAIQYLQSNRQLKEETIQQFGLGYAPAGWETLHRYLVEDKRLPAQILEKAGLIKPRKEGGGYYDVFRDRLMIPIRDVQGRVIAFGGRTLTDEQPKYLNSPETELFSKGKTLFALDQAKGGISQLDQAVVVEGYFDAIALHAAGINNAVASLGTALSLEQVRLVLRYTESKQLVLNFDADKAGTNAAERAIGEIAELAYKGEVQLKILNLPDGKDADEYLYSHTPEDYGELLANAPLWLHWQIQQIIQDRDLRQATDFQQVTQQLVKLLKNIANSDTRNYYVSYCAEILSLGETRLIPLRVENLLTQIAPPAATYTKPVSAKKAWGGGKSHSPLPTERSLLEHAEALLLRIYLHCPEQRQAISDELEERDLQFSLSHHRFLWQQILEISSGDGEMKNFSFPPDLISRLQDQFLEFGSEMGLISHLFHVNEKNQKEILRTPQVVQAAIACMDLVMLEKRYRHFLELWQQTDPEAEPERYQSYYQAFYAEKIKLQKIDRQRLFSITELL; encoded by the coding sequence ACAATTGAGGAAGTTAAACTACGGGCTGATATTGTAGATGTCGTCTCGGAGTACGTAGTTTTACGCAAACGTGGAAAGGATTTTGTCGGTTTGTGCCCCTTCCATGATGAGAAATCTCCTAGTTTCACCGTCAGCCAGACCAAGCAAATGTACTATTGCTTCGGCTGTCAAGCTGGGGGAAATGCCATTAAGTTTGTCATGGAGTTGGGAAAGCGTTCTTTTGCTGACGTGGTGCTGGATTTAGCACGGCGTTACCAAGTACCTGTGCAAACCCTAGAACCAGAACAACGCCAAGAATTACAGCGTCAGCTTTCTTTGCGTGAGCAGTTGTATGAAGTTCTGGCAATGTCCGCACAGTTTTATCAACACGCCCTTAGACAATCACAAGGGCAAAAGGCAATTCAATATTTGCAATCTAACCGTCAACTTAAAGAAGAAACAATACAGCAATTTGGTTTAGGTTATGCTCCCGCAGGTTGGGAAACTCTCCATCGCTATCTAGTGGAAGATAAACGTTTGCCCGCGCAGATACTGGAAAAAGCGGGATTGATTAAGCCACGCAAGGAAGGGGGCGGTTATTATGATGTATTTCGCGATCGCCTGATGATTCCCATTCGTGATGTCCAAGGGCGCGTCATTGCCTTTGGTGGTAGAACCCTCACGGATGAGCAACCTAAATATCTGAATTCACCAGAAACCGAACTTTTTAGTAAAGGTAAAACATTATTTGCCCTCGATCAAGCCAAAGGTGGGATTTCTCAACTCGATCAAGCGGTGGTGGTAGAGGGATATTTTGATGCGATCGCTCTCCACGCCGCTGGTATTAATAACGCCGTCGCCTCACTCGGTACTGCCTTAAGCTTAGAACAAGTGCGGTTAGTATTACGCTACACCGAATCGAAACAATTAGTCCTCAACTTTGATGCTGATAAAGCCGGAACGAATGCTGCCGAACGGGCGATCGGTGAAATTGCCGAACTAGCATACAAAGGCGAAGTTCAGCTAAAAATTCTCAATCTACCCGATGGTAAAGATGCCGATGAATACTTGTATAGCCACACTCCAGAAGATTATGGAGAATTGCTAGCGAATGCGCCACTTTGGCTACATTGGCAGATTCAGCAAATTATTCAAGACCGTGACTTGAGACAGGCTACTGATTTTCAGCAAGTAACTCAGCAATTAGTCAAATTACTTAAAAATATAGCTAACAGTGATACACGCAACTATTACGTTTCCTACTGTGCAGAAATACTTAGCTTGGGAGAAACCAGACTTATACCTCTACGAGTCGAAAATCTGCTAACTCAAATTGCTCCCCCTGCGGCTACATATACTAAGCCCGTATCAGCGAAGAAAGCATGGGGAGGTGGCAAATCCCACTCCCCACTCCCTACTGAACGCAGTCTTTTAGAACACGCAGAAGCCTTATTACTGCGAATTTACTTGCATTGTCCTGAACAGCGTCAAGCGATTAGTGACGAACTAGAAGAACGAGATTTGCAATTTAGCCTTTCCCACCACCGATTTTTATGGCAACAGATTTTAGAAATTTCATCTGGTGATGGAGAGATGAAAAATTTTTCGTTTCCACCAGATTTAATTTCCCGCCTGCAAGACCAGTTTTTAGAATTTGGCAGCGAGATGGGGTTAATTTCCCATTTATTTCATGTAAATGAAAAAAACCAGAAAGAAATACTTCGGACTCCGCAAGTGGTTCAAGCTGCGATCGCTTGCATGGATCTGGTAATGCTTGAAAAACGCTACCGTCACTTTTTGGAACTATGGCAACAAACCGATCCAGAAGCTGAACCAGAGCGTTATCAATCTTATTATCAGGCTTTCTACGCCGAAAAAATCAAGCTTCAAAAAATAGACCGACAACGGTTATTTTCCATCACAGAGTTGTTGTAG
- a CDS encoding ABC exporter membrane fusion protein, whose amino-acid sequence MERNLKLDESRFSQNIFRLPVLLAMLTSFLLGMLSVYTIQKFQNTAKKPQETSGSPKLVVKTVTALGRLEPKGEVIKLSAPTSNEGNRVEQLLVKEGDRVRFGQVIAVMDSRDRLQGSLREAQKQVQVAKFRLAQVRAGAKQGEIGARQASVSRLQAELEGNIKTQQATINRLEAELEGQKQQLKATVARLTAEKGNAQADAQRYETLYKQGAISNQEVDRRRLSAETSTQQLLESQATQRTTIATLEQQINEAKANRNKTLATLQQQINEAKATLNQTAEVRPTDVATAQAEIDSAQATADKIQAELAQAYVLAPKPGRILEINTRSGETVGNQGIVDLGQTDQMYTVAEVYQTDIKKVRPGQRVRISSDSLPHELLGRVDWVGMQIKRQNVINADPSSNIDARVVEVHVQLNRLSSQEATSLTNLQVKAVIEL is encoded by the coding sequence ATGGAGCGAAACTTAAAGCTAGATGAATCGCGGTTTTCCCAAAATATCTTCAGATTGCCTGTTTTGTTAGCGATGCTGACATCTTTTTTGCTAGGCATGCTAAGTGTTTATACGATACAAAAGTTTCAGAATACAGCTAAGAAGCCGCAAGAAACATCAGGATCACCCAAGCTAGTGGTAAAAACAGTAACAGCATTGGGGCGGTTAGAACCGAAAGGAGAGGTAATAAAACTTTCTGCACCTACCTCGAATGAAGGGAATCGTGTTGAACAACTGTTGGTTAAAGAAGGGGATAGGGTGAGATTTGGGCAGGTAATTGCGGTTATGGACAGTCGCGATCGCTTACAAGGAAGTTTGCGTGAAGCACAAAAACAAGTCCAAGTAGCCAAATTCCGTCTTGCCCAAGTAAGAGCGGGAGCAAAACAGGGAGAAATTGGGGCGCGGCAAGCCTCTGTGAGCCGTCTACAAGCTGAACTAGAGGGAAATATCAAAACTCAGCAAGCCACAATTAATCGCCTAGAAGCGGAACTAGAGGGTCAAAAACAGCAGTTAAAAGCAACAGTGGCTCGCTTAACAGCCGAGAAAGGTAATGCCCAAGCTGACGCCCAACGTTACGAGACTTTATACAAACAAGGAGCAATTTCCAATCAGGAAGTTGACAGGAGACGCTTGAGTGCAGAAACTTCCACTCAGCAGTTGCTGGAAAGCCAAGCTACCCAGAGAACAACTATCGCCACTCTAGAACAGCAAATTAATGAGGCAAAAGCCAACCGGAACAAAACTTTAGCCACCCTGCAACAGCAAATTAATGAGGCAAAAGCCACGCTGAACCAAACTGCTGAAGTGCGTCCAACAGATGTAGCAACCGCACAAGCAGAAATAGACAGCGCTCAAGCCACCGCCGATAAAATTCAAGCAGAACTCGCGCAGGCATACGTTCTGGCTCCTAAACCTGGTCGAATTTTGGAAATTAATACGCGATCGGGAGAAACTGTTGGTAATCAAGGAATTGTGGATTTAGGTCAAACCGACCAAATGTATACGGTAGCAGAAGTTTACCAAACTGATATTAAGAAAGTGCGTCCGGGGCAACGAGTCCGGATCAGTAGCGATTCCCTACCTCATGAATTATTGGGAAGGGTAGATTGGGTTGGTATGCAGATAAAACGGCAGAATGTCATCAATGCCGACCCTTCTAGCAATATTGATGCCAGAGTAGTGGAAGTCCATGTGCAACTGAATCGACTATCCAGCCAAGAAGCTACTAGCTTAACTAATCTGCAAGTCAAGGCGGTGATTGAACTGTGA
- the infC gene encoding translation initiation factor IF-3: MLNNWEKFIIAIQKQLINSQIKSPHVFLIDHENNNRGLIDTNEALQLAESLELDLVVVSQGKEAPIAKILNYGKLQYQKKKRQSQSARPTVKEVRFGLNVGVADYNLRIQKAVEWLSKGDSVKFAIRLRGREHQYRDQAGELLDRIANDLSQVGKIQSLDKRSLIVQVIPA; the protein is encoded by the coding sequence GTGTTAAACAATTGGGAGAAATTCATTATCGCAATCCAAAAGCAACTGATTAATTCGCAAATCAAGTCACCTCATGTCTTCTTGATTGACCATGAGAATAACAATCGTGGTCTGATCGACACCAATGAGGCGCTACAGTTAGCCGAGAGCTTAGAGCTTGACTTGGTTGTAGTCTCTCAAGGCAAAGAGGCTCCAATCGCCAAGATTCTTAACTATGGCAAGCTTCAATATCAAAAGAAAAAACGTCAAAGCCAGAGTGCTAGACCCACGGTAAAGGAAGTTCGGTTCGGTCTAAACGTGGGTGTGGCTGATTACAATTTACGCATTCAGAAAGCAGTTGAGTGGTTGAGTAAAGGCGATTCAGTGAAGTTTGCCATTCGTTTACGAGGCCGAGAACATCAATATCGTGACCAAGCTGGAGAACTGCTAGACAGAATTGCAAATGATCTCAGTCAAGTAGGTAAAATCCAGTCGCTGGATAAACGCTCACTAATTGTTCAAGTGATTCCTGCCTAG